The window agagggaggggaggctggaCAAGTGTGTATACTAAACAGAGTGAGGCTAGAGAAGCTGATTGAAATCTGTCTCTGGGCCTAACTGGGAAAAGCCAGAGGAagctggggttggggtggagggcaggagtTACAGGACATCTGTAGGTTGTAGAGATGAGGTCGTAGGGATGAGGTCAGGGTTACTACAGTCCTGAGAGCTCTAAAGACTTCAGTGCTTCCTCCAGCATACCCTATGATCTTCACTTCTCTCCCTGTCCACCAAAAACAGGTGGGGCAGGGAATTGTCACCCTCCTTAAAAAGGGTCCTGTCCAGACCAGACATAGCCGGCTCTCCTTTTGTCTGACTCCCTCCCAGAAGGTGTGCCCCACagcttccctctccccagcttccctccccacagcttccctcttccctccccagttCCTCTTGTCTGCAGGGGTGAGGCTGCTGACTCCTACTCCCGTGGTTACCACAAGTCAGCTGCCTGCAGGTCTCTTCTTGACCCCGTGACTGCCTTTTGTGTCTTCTCACCCTGTCCTGAGAGTGCTGGAGGGAAGAAAGCCAgccttccaccccacccccacccaaggtCTCACTCCACCATACCAAATCTGACTCTAACTGAGATTTTACTGGCCCTGAGAATGCACAGGGAAGGTGACTGCCCCCTGCCCTGGTCCCTGTTACTTGTCAAACCTCCTGAGATGTCTCCCCTGCATCCCTATTAGCTGAGCATTGAGGATTTCACGGCATATGGTGGTGTGTTTGGAAACAAGCAAGACAGCGCCTTTTCTAACCTGGAGGTAAGAGTCCTCTTCCAGCCATGGGCCATGGTGTCTGTTCTGTGCCTGCTCTCCCAGCACAATAAGAACTGTACTCTTAGGAACCAGAGATGCTGGCTTTGGGGGTAGAAAGGCCTGGGGCCTGAGTatcaggggctgggggtgtggggcaTTTTCTTTCAGACACATGAGAAGACCCCTGTGTAGATGTGGCTTTCCAGAGGAGAGCTGCCAGAGAGGTTTGGGGGGCTAGCCCAGGCCTACTGGTCCCTGGCTAACTCAACCTTCTGCCTCTCCCCTGTACCTAGAATGCCCTGGACCTGGCCGCCTCTTCACTGGTACTTCCCGCTGTCGACTGGTATGCAGTCAGCACTCTGACCACTTACCTGCAGGAGAAGCTCGGGGCCAGCCCCTTGCACGTGGACCTGGCCACCCTGCGGGAGCTGAAACTCAatgccagcctccctgccctgctgctcaTCCGCCTGCCCTACACAGCCAGGTACTGCCCACATGGCCTAGTCTCCaactctgaggcccagagaacagTCAGGCTCTGGGCTCTGGTGCACAGTTCAGCCAAAGATGACAGTATTTCCCACTACCTTGAAGCCTTCCAGAAGGTTCCCTGTATGcccagaagaggcaggaagggtCTCCTGCCAGGCTTGGACTCAGGAGTAGGTTTCCAGCACTGAGCCGGGCCTGGCAGGCCTCCAGAGACAAGGCAGGTGTGGGCCCTGCTTGTGGGGGCCCCTCACCTAGCCAGGCCCTGTTCACAGAGCCCGGGGATAACCGGTACGGCATCCCAGGTGGAGGTGCTGAGGTAACCAAAGGTGCAGGAAGGCTGAGCATGGCCCTGGCCGAGTGTGCATGCAAGCTCTGCGAGTGGGGCCAGCAGGGAGAAGAAGCTGGAGGGGCAGACGGAATGGTggtgggcagtggggagctggCTCAGGCCACCTGAGGGCTCTGACACTCTCTTTTTCACAGCTCTGGCCTGATGGCACCCAGGGAAGTCCTCACAGGCAACGGTGAGTGCAGTCAGGGAGGATGCACGTCCTTATCTAGCCCTTGGGCTGGGACCACAGAGCTGGCCCACAGCGCCAGGGCCCCTCCTCACTCCCGGACAGCCTGCCTGCTTCCTGGATCTATGCTGGCTCCTGGGCCTCATCCCTGTCCAGCTGGCAGATGTGGTCTACCATGCAGGAGCCTGTGGAGCCAGTTTCTTCTCAGGCAGCATGAGTCCTAGACTTTTGGATTTAGTAGAccagcaacattttaaaaaaacaattgagagctttttgctataaaggacagTCATTTCCATGGAAAGGTAGTTGGAAACCTTCTGTGGGTGGATATGGCATTTCCTATATATGTATTTCCCCATTTCACTTAGGTAGTACTTGGTGATGACTGAGGCCACAGTGTGGTTccaggagaggctgggggagagggtggGATGAGAAATAGCTGctcttggccaggcgtggtggctcacgcctgtaatcccagccctctgggaggccaaggcaggaggatcacttgagctcaggcattcaagaccagtctgagcaagagagagaccctgtatctactaaaaattagctgggtgtggtggcatgtgcctgtagtcccagctactcaagaggctggggCCGGAATTGGAGACTGCAgagagctataatgacaccactgcactctagctcgggcaacacagcaagactctgtctcaaaaaaacactGCTTTCAGATGGtctagaacagtggtccccaacctttttggcaccaggaaccggtttcatggaagacagtttttccacggaccagaggcaggggggatggtttcaggatgattcaagtgcattacatttattgggtactttatttctatttttattacattgtcacttgccactcactgatagagttttgatatgagtctgcaagcaattggtttattatggtctctgcaaacctctctgctaataagactctgtatttgcagccgctccccagcactagcatcaccacctcagctccacttcagatcatcaggcgttagatttTCATATCTCTGCGGTTGCGGTTTACAgcgggttcgtgctcctatgagaatctagtgcggctgctgatctgacaggaggcggacctcaggcagtgatgcgagtgatggggagtggctgtaaatacagatgaagcttcactcactttcCCGacacttacctcctgctgtgcggcccgggTCCTAGCAGGCCACGGACCGGTAGCTGTCTATgtcccgggggttggggaccacatgTCTAGAAGGTTCCTAAAGTAGACAGATGGTGGGGAGCATTTCTTTAAGCAGGCTGTCTGGTGACCTGGGTGTCTACTCTCCCCATCACCCCTCAGATGAGGTCATCGGGCAGGTGCTGAACACACTCAAGTCCGAAGATGTCCCATATACAGCAGCCCTCACAGCAATCCGCCCTTCCAGGGTATGTGCCCTTCTGGGGCTCTGAAGCAGTGGGGAGAGGCAGTGTGGTGAGTCTGCCTGGAGGTGGAGGTGTATGCCACAGTCAGGGCCCCCCAGGAGTCCCAGGGTTGGGGGAGCAGCAGGCAGGGGACCCCTGTGGAGTAACTCTTTGGGGCGACAGGATGAGCAGTCAAGTCCCGCTTCCTCCTTCATGGGGCAGCTTTCCATATTGCCCTGTGAGCCTTATGGGTGGCATAATCGGACACTAAGGCCAAGTGATCCCAAGTTAGAGGGTATAGGAGTATCACCAGGGCTTAGGGGCCAgcagggaaagcttcctggaggaagggctgCCTCTGACCACTGGGACTTCTAGATGGTGGACAGGGTAcccagtggggagggaagggagggcatGACAGTTGGGTCAGGGCTTGCTCCCAGGACTGTTGAGAGGAGGCTTGTCGGGTGTTCCCACAGGTGGCCCGTGATATACCCATGGTGGCTGGGGGGATAGGTCGCCAGCTGCTACAAAAACAGCCTGCATCAACTGTGACCCATCCCCCTGTGAGTTACAATGACACTGCCCCCCGGATCCTGTTCTGGGCCCAAAACTTCTCTGTAGCATACAACGGCCAGTGGAGAGACCTGACCTCCCTCACCTTTGGGGTGCAGGAGCTCAACCTGACTGGCTCCTTCTGGAATGACTCCATTGCCAGGTAAGGGCATTAGGTTGGGGAGGACTAGGTTGCCACAGGTTCCATCCTGCCACTGTGGGTTGGGGCCAACGTGGGGAGCTGGAATTGGGTATGTATATTAGGGGCAAGGATGGCTTTGGTCTTGGTGGGGCATGGTCACCCTGAAAATGCAGGTGGTATCACATCACAGGATAGGGTCACTAGTGGGCTATTGGAGGGGGAATTGCTCAGAGTTCTGCCTCCCTGTGCTTGCCAGTATTGGGTTGGGACCTTGGTTGTTAACACCTCACAGTTACCTGGGAACCTGTCACCTCCCCCTTGAGCAAAACCTCTGGGACTGCATGTCGGCAAATACCAGGCCAATTACCTGAGCCACTTCTGGGGCTCCCATACCCTCCTGTTTGCCCTCACCCCCGAAACCCAACCCAGGCACCTCAGTGACtccaagagggagaaaaaggaggggCGATCAGCTCAGGGTAACCAGAGGAAGGAGCCCTAAGCTGGAGGTGGGGGACTTAGATGCTGGCTTCCAGCTCTGATCCTGCTTGCAATATGACTGAATCCTCAGTTTTCCTATTTGTCAAGTGGGGACACTGCCTCTTCAGGTGGCTGCAAGGACCTGGGGCAGCTTAGGTAGGAGCAGACCCAAGGGACTTGTTCCTTCCTTTAAGATGCTAAAGGCCCTCCCAGAGCCTGACAGCATGCCTCTTACTCTGATACTGCAGGCTCTCGCTGACCTACGAACAACTCTTTGGTACTACAGTGACATTCAAGTGAGTCCTGGGGCAGTTGAGATGTGGGTAGGCTGGTGTGGCTCCAGTCTCCTCAGCTTGCTTTGCACCCCTGCTGCCTTCCCCAGGTTCATTCTGGCCAACCGCTTCTACCCAGTGTCTGCTCGGTACTGGTTTACCATGGAGCACCTCGAAATCCACGGCAATGGCTCTGTTGCCTACTTCAACGCTTCCCAGGTCACAGGGCCCAGCATCTACTCCTTCCACTGCCAGTATGTCAGCAGTGAAAGCAAGATAGGCAGTCTCCTTGTGCCCCGCACACAGCCCTCACTCTGGATGGTGACTCTTCAGGACTTCCAGGTGTGGAGCAGGGAGGGTCCCAGCTTCAGGTGGGGGAGCCCAGGCTGATGGTAGCAGAACACCGATAGAGGGGGCAGGAGAGGCCTGAAGAGTCCCAGCTGCCCTATCCCAGTCCTTGCTGGACCTCCCACCTGTGGGGCCACGTGGTCCTTTCTGACCTGCATCCTTGTGTCCCCCAGATC of the Lemur catta isolate mLemCat1 chromosome X, mLemCat1.pri, whole genome shotgun sequence genome contains:
- the ATP6AP1 gene encoding V-type proton ATPase subunit S1 isoform X2, with amino-acid sequence MVIRQDLTEKLSIEDFTAYGGVFGNKQDSAFSNLENALDLAASSLVLPAVDWYAVSTLTTYLQEKLGASPLHVDLATLRELKLNASLPALLLIRLPYTASSGLMAPREVLTGNDEVIGQVLNTLKSEDVPYTAALTAIRPSRVARDIPMVAGGIGRQLLQKQPASTVTHPPVSYNDTAPRILFWAQNFSVAYNGQWRDLTSLTFGVQELNLTGSFWNDSIARLSLTYEQLFGTTVTFKFILANRFYPVSARYWFTMEHLEIHGNGSVAYFNASQVTGPSIYSFHCQYVSSESKIGSLLVPRTQPSLWMVTLQDFQIQAFNVMGEQFSYASDCAGFFSPGIWMGLLTSLFMLFIFTYGLHMILSLKTMDRFDDHKGPTISLTQIV
- the ATP6AP1 gene encoding V-type proton ATPase subunit S1 isoform X1, with product MMAAADSPVRMGTQWAAAFWLLVAAVAAAEQQVPLVLWSSDRDLWAPAADTHEGHITSDLQLSTYLDPALELGPRNVLLFLQDKLSIEDFTAYGGVFGNKQDSAFSNLENALDLAASSLVLPAVDWYAVSTLTTYLQEKLGASPLHVDLATLRELKLNASLPALLLIRLPYTASSGLMAPREVLTGNDEVIGQVLNTLKSEDVPYTAALTAIRPSRVARDIPMVAGGIGRQLLQKQPASTVTHPPVSYNDTAPRILFWAQNFSVAYNGQWRDLTSLTFGVQELNLTGSFWNDSIARLSLTYEQLFGTTVTFKFILANRFYPVSARYWFTMEHLEIHGNGSVAYFNASQVTGPSIYSFHCQYVSSESKIGSLLVPRTQPSLWMVTLQDFQIQAFNVMGEQFSYASDCAGFFSPGIWMGLLTSLFMLFIFTYGLHMILSLKTMDRFDDHKGPTISLTQIV